A region from the Camelus ferus isolate YT-003-E chromosome 1, BCGSAC_Cfer_1.0, whole genome shotgun sequence genome encodes:
- the ZDHHC23 gene encoding palmitoyltransferase ZDHHC23 isoform X2 codes for MKPVKKNKAEEPELEPLCCCEYIDRNGEKNHVAACLCDCQDLDEGCDRWITCKSVGPETCERIMDTISDRLRIPWLRGARKVNISILPPLFLLPVFLRVASWHFLLGVVVLTSLPVLALWYYYLTHRRKEQTLFFLSLGLFSLGYMYYVFLQEVVPKGRVGPTRLALLTCGLFLILLALYRAKGNPGYLRNPASNDRSPSGSQTECLIRKGPDKTKGFPGADLSGGLNNRTPKDEAKGSCRTAAGSPTKVKEDWCARCQLVRPARAWHCRICGVCVKRMDHHCVCCVGESNHQAFILALLIFLLTSMYGITLTLDTICRDRSVFTALFYCPGVYANYSSALCFTCVWYSVIITAGMAYIFLIQLINISYNVTEREVQQALRQKTGRRLLCGLVVDTGQYSRGFLRNWHQFSTLGTHPFHHPAEDIV; via the exons ATGAAGCcggtgaagaaaaacaaagcggAAGAACCTGAATTGGAGCCCCTGTGCTGCTGCGAGTACATAGATCGAAATGGGGAAAAGAACCACGTGGCTGCTTGTTTGTGTGATTGCCAAGATCTCGATGAAGGGTGTGATAG ATGGATCACATGTAAGTCCGTGGGGCCAGAGACCTGTGAAAGAATCATGGATACGATCTCTGACCGCCTCCGAATTCCTTGGCTCAGGGGAGCCAGAAAAGTTAACATTAGCATCCTCCCCCCACTCTTCCTGCTGCCTGTCTTCCTCCGCGTGGCTTCCTGGCACTTCCTCCTGGGGGTGGTGGTTTTGacctccctccctgtgctggctCTGTGGTACTACTACCTCACTcacagaaggaaagaacagaCTCTGTTTTTCCTGAGCCTCGGACTCTTCTCTCTGGGCTACATGTACTACGTCTTCCTGCAGGAAGTGGTCCCCAAAGGGCGTGTGGGGCCCACCCGGCTGGCTCTCCTGACCTGCGGGTTATTTCTGATACTCCTCGCCTTGTACAGAGCCAAGGGCAATCCAGGCTACCTCAGAAACCCAGCGAGCAATGACAGGTCTCCAAGCGGCAGCCAGACTGAGTGCCTGATCAGAAAAGGGCCGGACAAGACCAAAGGGTTCCCTGGTGCGGATCTGTCGGGCGGTCTCAACAACCGCACGCCCAAGGACGAGGCCAAGGGTTCCTGCAGGACGGCGGCTGGCAGCCCCACCAAGGTGAAGGAGGACTGGTGTGCCAGGTGCCAGCTGGTGCGGCCGGCCCGGGCGTGGCACTGCCGGATCTGCGGCGTCTGTGTGAAGAGGATGGATCACCACTGTGTCTG CTGTGTCGGAGAATCAAATCATCAAGCATTTATACTTGCCCTTTTGATCTTCCTGCTCACCTCGATGTATGGGATAACACTGACCTTGGACACCATTTGTAGAGACAGAAGTGTCTTCACAGCTCTCTTCTATTGCCCTGGAGTTTATGCAAATTACAG CTCGGCTCTGTGCTTCACCTGCGTGTGGTACTCTGTGATCATCACAGCGGGCATGGCCTACATCTTCCTGATCCAGCTGATAAACATCAGCTACAATGTGACCGAGAGGGAAGTGCAGCAGGCCCTTCGGCAGAAGACGGGGCGCCGGCTGCTCTGCGGGCTCGTCGTGGACACAGGCCAGTACAGTCGGGGCTTCCTGCGGAACTGGCACCAGTTCTCCACCCTGGGCACACACCCCTTCCACCACCCTGCTGAGGACATTGTCTGA
- the ZDHHC23 gene encoding palmitoyltransferase ZDHHC23 isoform X1 has translation MKPVKKNKAEEPELEPLCCCEYIDRNGEKNHVAACLCDCQDLDEGCDRWITCKSVGPETCERIMDTISDRLRIPWLRGARKVNISILPPLFLLPVFLRVASWHFLLGVVVLTSLPVLALWYYYLTHRRKEQTLFFLSLGLFSLGYMYYVFLQEVVPKGRVGPTRLALLTCGLFLILLALYRAKGNPGYLRNPASNDRSPSGSQTECLIRKGPDKTKGFPGADLSGGLNNRTPKDEAKGSCRTAAGSPTKVKEDWCARCQLVRPARAWHCRICGVCVKRMDHHCVWINSCVGESNHQAFILALLIFLLTSMYGITLTLDTICRDRSVFTALFYCPGVYANYSSALCFTCVWYSVIITAGMAYIFLIQLINISYNVTEREVQQALRQKTGRRLLCGLVVDTGQYSRGFLRNWHQFSTLGTHPFHHPAEDIV, from the exons ATGAAGCcggtgaagaaaaacaaagcggAAGAACCTGAATTGGAGCCCCTGTGCTGCTGCGAGTACATAGATCGAAATGGGGAAAAGAACCACGTGGCTGCTTGTTTGTGTGATTGCCAAGATCTCGATGAAGGGTGTGATAG ATGGATCACATGTAAGTCCGTGGGGCCAGAGACCTGTGAAAGAATCATGGATACGATCTCTGACCGCCTCCGAATTCCTTGGCTCAGGGGAGCCAGAAAAGTTAACATTAGCATCCTCCCCCCACTCTTCCTGCTGCCTGTCTTCCTCCGCGTGGCTTCCTGGCACTTCCTCCTGGGGGTGGTGGTTTTGacctccctccctgtgctggctCTGTGGTACTACTACCTCACTcacagaaggaaagaacagaCTCTGTTTTTCCTGAGCCTCGGACTCTTCTCTCTGGGCTACATGTACTACGTCTTCCTGCAGGAAGTGGTCCCCAAAGGGCGTGTGGGGCCCACCCGGCTGGCTCTCCTGACCTGCGGGTTATTTCTGATACTCCTCGCCTTGTACAGAGCCAAGGGCAATCCAGGCTACCTCAGAAACCCAGCGAGCAATGACAGGTCTCCAAGCGGCAGCCAGACTGAGTGCCTGATCAGAAAAGGGCCGGACAAGACCAAAGGGTTCCCTGGTGCGGATCTGTCGGGCGGTCTCAACAACCGCACGCCCAAGGACGAGGCCAAGGGTTCCTGCAGGACGGCGGCTGGCAGCCCCACCAAGGTGAAGGAGGACTGGTGTGCCAGGTGCCAGCTGGTGCGGCCGGCCCGGGCGTGGCACTGCCGGATCTGCGGCGTCTGTGTGAAGAGGATGGATCACCACTGTGTCTG GATAAATAGCTGTGTCGGAGAATCAAATCATCAAGCATTTATACTTGCCCTTTTGATCTTCCTGCTCACCTCGATGTATGGGATAACACTGACCTTGGACACCATTTGTAGAGACAGAAGTGTCTTCACAGCTCTCTTCTATTGCCCTGGAGTTTATGCAAATTACAG CTCGGCTCTGTGCTTCACCTGCGTGTGGTACTCTGTGATCATCACAGCGGGCATGGCCTACATCTTCCTGATCCAGCTGATAAACATCAGCTACAATGTGACCGAGAGGGAAGTGCAGCAGGCCCTTCGGCAGAAGACGGGGCGCCGGCTGCTCTGCGGGCTCGTCGTGGACACAGGCCAGTACAGTCGGGGCTTCCTGCGGAACTGGCACCAGTTCTCCACCCTGGGCACACACCCCTTCCACCACCCTGCTGAGGACATTGTCTGA